Proteins encoded in a region of the Populus nigra chromosome 3, ddPopNigr1.1, whole genome shotgun sequence genome:
- the LOC133688972 gene encoding protein SHOOT GRAVITROPISM 6 isoform X2: protein MASSSSGNSIAAAEAVQVLVSSLADESPTVRQSSMASLKDIASLNPLLVLDCCYTVSRGGRRRFGNMAGVFQVMALGVSALNEGDVDPSFMAKLAKIATTEMISSKELNADWQRAAAGLLVSIGSHLPDLMIEEIFLHLSGPSSALPAMVQILADFASANAIQFIPRLKGVLSRVLPILGNVRDVHRPIFANAFRCWCQAAWQYNMDFPSLSPLDADVMSFLNSAFELLLRVWATSKDLKVRTSSVEALGQMFGLVTRTQLKTALPRLVPTILELYKKDQDIALLATCSLYNLLNASLLSETGPPLLDFEDLTVILSTLLPVVCFNNDIKENSDFSVGLKTYNEVQRCFLTVGLVYPDDLFTFLLNKCRLKEESLTFGALCVLKHLLPRSSEAWHSKRPLLVEAVKSLLDEQNFGVRKALSELIVVMASHCYLVGPSAELFIEYLVCHCALSDHNRNDPENSKVRIGAFCPTKLRAVCEKGLLLLTITIPEMEHILWPFLLKMIIPRSYTAATATVCRCISELCRNRSSNSNSMVSECKARADVPSPEELFARLLVLLHDPLSMEQLATQILTVLCYLAPLFPKNINLFWQDEIPKMKAYVSDTDDLKLDPSYQETWDDMIINFLAESLDVIQDTNWVISLGNAFTYQYELYTSDDEHSALLHRCLGMLLQKVDDRAYVRNKIDWMYKQASIANPANRLGLAKAMGLVAASHLDTVLEKLKVILDNVGQSIFQRLLSLFSDSYRTEESDDIHAALALMYGYAARYAPSTVIEARIDALLGTNMLSRLLHVRHPTAKQAVITAIDLLGCAVINAAESGASFPLKKRDQMLDYILTLMGRDDDGFVDSSLELLRTQALALSACTTLVSVEPKLTIETRNYIMKATLGFFALPNEPVDVVNPLIENLITLLCAILLTSGEDGRSRAEQLLHIMRHIDQYVSSSEEHQRKRGCLAVYEMLLKFRMLCISGHCALGCHGSCTHRKQTDRTLHSTISNLPSAFVLPSREALCLGERVIKYLPRCADTNSEVRKVSAQILDQLFSLALSLPKPSGFSLNVDIELPYSALSSLEDVIAILRSDASIDPSEVFNRIVSSICLLLTKDELVATLQGCSAAICDKIKPSAEGAIQAIIEFVMKRGKELSEMDVSRTTQSLLSAVVHVTEKHLRLETLGAIASLAESTSSNIVFDEVLATAGKDVVTKDISRLRGGWPMQDAFYAFSQHTVLSFQFLEHLISFLNQTPVVKSDLEKGDNSSYLADGKIEDDILQAAMIALTAFFRGGGKVGKKAVEQSYASVVVALTLQFGSCHGLASSGQHEPLRALLTAFQAFCECVGDLEMGKILARDGEQNEKERWINLIGELAGSISIKRPKEVRTICVILTESLNRRQKFQREAAAAALSVFVPYSGGFDSLLEQMVEALCRHVSDESPTVRRLCLRGLVQIPSLHIYQHTIQILGIIVALLDDLDESVQLTAVSCLLMILESSPDDAVEPILLNLSVRLRNLQISMDVKMRADAFQAFGALSKYGVGAQREIFLEQIHAAVPRLVLHLHDDDLSVRQACRNTLKRLAPLMEMEESTALFNSHYFTSDHRDYQDFVRDLTKQFIQHLPSRVDTYMASTIQAFDAPWPIIQANAIYLVSCLVSLSDDQRILALYQSQVFGTLMGKMSRSPDTIVRAACSSALGLLLKSTNSLVWRTARLDLK, encoded by the exons ATGGCTTCTTCAAGCTCCGGAAACTCAATTGCTGCAGCAG AGGCTGTTCAGGTTTTGGTCTCTTCTCTGGCAGATGAATCCCCCACTGTTCGACAATCCTCCATGGCTTCTCTGAAGGACATCGCTAGCTT GAATCCGCTTCTGGTTCTTGATTGTTGCTATACGGTTTCTCGAGGCGGACGTCGA CGATTTGGGAACATGGCTGGGGTGTTTCAAGTGATGGCACTGGGAGTTAGTGCATTAAACGAAGGAGATGTTGATCCTTCTTTCATGGCAAAGCTTGCAAAGATTGCCACCACAGAAATGATCTCGTCTAAG GAACTAAATGCTGACTGGCAAAGGGCTGCAGCAGGCCTATTGGTTTCAATTGGTTCACATTTGCCTGACCTT ATGATAGAAgaaatttttcttcatttgtcaGGGCCGAGTTCAGCTTTGCCAGCTATGGTTCAAATACTCGCAGACTTTGCTTCGGCTAATG CTATACAGTTCATTCCACGACTGAAAGGTGTGCTTTCCAGAGTTTTACCTATTCTTGGAAATGTGCGAGATGTCCATCGGCCAATATTTGCAAATG CATTTAGATGTTGGTGTCAGGCTGCTTGGCAATATAACATGGATTTCCCCTCACTTTCTCCTCTTGATGCTGATGTCAT GTCGTTTTTAAATTCTGCCTTTGAGCTTTTATTGAGAGTATGGGCAACTTCAAAGGATCTTAAG GTTCGCACGTCCTCTGTGGAAGCATTGGGTCAGATGTTTGGTCTTGTCACCCGGACACAACTAAAGACAGCTTTACCCAGGCTTGTCCCTACTATACTGGAATT GTATAAAAAAGATCAAGATATCGCCCTACTTGCAACTTGTAGTCTTTACAATCTCCTAAATGCCTCGTTACTGTCAGAAACTGGTCCACCTTTGCTTGATTTTGAG GATCTCACAGTTATTCTATCAACACTCCTTCCGGTTGTTTGCTTTAATAATGATATCAAAGAGAATTCAGATTTTTCAGTGGGATTGAAG ACCTATAATGAAGTTCAACGTTGTTTTTTAACAGTTGGCTTGGTATACCCTGATGATCTGTTTACATTCCTCTTAAAT AAATGCCGGTTGAAGGAAGAGTCTTTGACTTTTGGTGCGCTATGTGTTTTAAAGCATCTCTTACCAAG GTCGTCTGAAGCTTGGCATAGTAAAAGGCCTTTGCTTGTTGAAGCTGTTAAGTCGTTGCTAGATGAGCAAAATTTTGGTGTTCGGAAGGCGTTGTCTGAG TTGATTGTAGTAATGGCCTCACACTGCTATTTGGTTGGTCCATCTGCGGAGTTGTTCATTGAATACCTTGTATGTCATTGTGCTCTATCAGATCACAATAGAAATGATCCTGAGAACTCCAAG GTGAGGATAGGAGCCTTTTGTCCTACCAAGTTAAGAGCTGTGTGTGAGAAGGGTCTTCTTCTACTAACTATAACAATTCCTGAAATGGAG CATATTCTATGGCCTTTTCTATTGAAGATGATTATTCCACGATCTTACACCGCTGCTACTGCGACT GTTTGCAGATGCATCTCAGAATTATGCAGAAACAGATCTTCTAATAGTAATAGTATGGTTAGTGAGTGCAAAGCTCGTGCTGATGTCCCGAGTCCAGAG GAGCTTTTTGCTCGCTTGTTGGTGCTTTTGCATGATCCACTATCAATGGAGCAGCTGGCAACTCAGATTTTGACA GTCCTTTGTTATTTGGCACCTCTCTTCCCAAAGAATATCAACTTGTTTTGGCAAGACGAG ATTCCTAAAATGAAGGCTTATGTCAGTGACACGGATGACCTAAAGCTGGATCCTTCATACCAGGAGACTTGGGATGACATGATAATCAAT TTTCTTGCAGAATCATTGGATGTGATCCAAGACACTAATTGGGTGATCTCTCTCGGAAATGCTTTCACATACCAATACGAGCTCTATACGTCGGATGATGAACATTCTGCTCTTCTCCACAG GTGCCTTGGAATGCTTCTACAGAAAGTTGATGACAGGGCTTATGTTCGAAATAAAATTGATTGGATGTATAAACAAGCTAGCATTGCTAATCCAGCCAACAGGCTTGGTTTGGCAAAAGCCATGGGATTG GTTGCAGCTTCTCACTTGGATACTGTGTTGGAAAAACTGAAAGTCATTCTGGATAATGTCGGGCAGAGTATTTTTCAAAG GTTGTTGTCTCTTTTCTCTGATAGTTATAGAACAGAAGAGTCAGATGATATACATGCTGCCTTGGCTTTGATGTATGGTTATGCTGCACGATATGCTCCATCAACAGTTATTGAAGCCAGAATAGATGCCCTTCTT GGGACTAATATGCTTTCTCGGCTTCTTCATGTACGTCACCCTACAGCAAAGCAGGCTGTAATAACCGCTATTGATTTACTAG GCTGTGCTGTGATTAATGCTGCGGAAAGTGGTGCATCATTCCCTCTGAAGAAAAGAGACCAAATGCTTGACTATATTCTAACTTTGATGGGGAGAGATGATGATGGTTTTGTTGATTCCAGTCTTGAACTTCTGCGTACTCAG GCTCTGGCTTTAAGTGCCTGTACTACCTTGGTCTCTGTGGAGCCAAAGCTGACAATAGAAACAAGAAATTACATCATGAAG GCAACCTTGGGGTTCTTTGCTTTGCCTAATGAGCCAGTGGATGTTGTCAATCCCCTCATAGAAAACCTTATCACTCTCTTATGTGCAATTCTTCTAACAAG TGGAGAGGATGGAAGAAGCCGGGCCGAGCAGCTATTGCACATTATGAGACATATTGATCAGTATGTTTCTTCCTCTGAGGAGCATCAGAGGAAGAGAGGCTGTCTTGCAGTTTATGAGATGCTTCTCAAGTTTCGGATGCTTTGCATCAGTGGACATTGTGCCCTAGGTTGCCATGGAAGTTGCACTCACAGAAAACAAACTGACCGAACTCTTCATAGCACCATTTCCAATTTACCAT CTGCATTTGTGTTGCCAAGTCGTGAAGCCCTTTGTTTGGGAGAGAGGGTCATTAAATATCTTCCACGTTGTGCAGACACTAATTCTGAAGTTAGAAAAGTTTCTGCTCAG ATTCTTGATCAACTATTCAGCCTCGCTCTTTCACTTCCAAAGCCTTCAGGTTTTAGCTTAAATGTGGATATAGAATTGCCCTACAGTGCCTTATCCTCTCTAGAGGATGTTATAGCTATCTTGAGAAGT GATGCTTCCATTGATCCATCAGAAGTTTTTAACAGAATCGTGTCCTCAATCTGTCTTTTATTGACAAAAGATGAG CTTGTTGCCACCCTGCAAGGCTGCTCAGCAGCTATATGTGATAAGATCAAGCCATCAGCTGAAGGGGCTATACAAGCTATTATTGAGTTTGTTATGAAAAGGGGGAAAGAGCTAAGTGAAATGGACGTTTCAAG GACAACTCAATCATTGCTCTCTGCTGTGGTTCATGTTACAGAGAAGCATTTGCGTCTGGAGACTCTTGGAGCT ATTGCTTCTCTAGCTGAAAGTACTAGTTCAAATATTGTCTTTGATGAAGTATTGGCCACAGCTGGAAAGGATGTAGTTACGAAGGATATATCTAGACTACGAGGTGGCTGGCCAATGCAGGACGCATTCTAT GCCTTTTCTCAACACACAgttctttcttttcaattcctGGAGCATCTGATATCATTCCTTAACCAGACTCCTGTTGTTAAGAGTGATTTGGAGAAAGGAGACAACTCCAGTTATTTAGCTGATGGTAAGATAGAGGATGACATTCTGCAAGCTGCTATGATTGCTCTCACTGCCTTTTTCAG AGGGGGTGGTAAAGTTGGAAAGAAAGCAGTAGAGCAAAGCTATGCCTCTGTTGTTGTTGCACTCACACTCCAATTTGGAAGTTGTCATGGTCTAGCTAGTTCTGGTCAGCATGAGCCATTGCG AGCTCTTCTAACAGCATTTCAAGCCTTTTGTGAGTGTGTTGGAGACCTTGAAATGGGAAAG ATTTTGGCTAGAGATGGAGagcaaaatgaaaaggagaGGTGGATCAATCTTATCGGAGAATTAGCTGGCAGCATATCTATAAAGAGGCCAAAAGAA GTTCGGACTATTTGTGTAATTTTAACGGAATCTTTAAACCGACGTCAAAAATTTCAAAGGGAAGCTGCTGCTGCGGCATTGTCGGTGTTTGTTCCCTATAG TGGGGGTTTTGATTCCCTGTTGGAGCAGATGGTTGAAGCATTGTGCCGGCATGTTTCGGATGAGTCTCCAACAGTTAGACGTCTTTGTTTAAGAGGGCTTGTCCAG ATACCATCGCTTCATATTTATCAGCACACAATCCAGATTCTTGGCATAATAGTGGCATTGCTTGACGATTTGGATGAATCTGTGCAATTAACTGCTGTTTCGTGCTTACTGATG ATTCTTGAATCATCCCCAGATGATGCAGTAGAGCCCATTTTGCTCAATCTTTCTGTTCGGCTCCGCAATCTTCAA ATATCCATGGATGTGAAAATGCGAGCTGATGCCTTTCAAGCATTTGGAGCCCTGAGTAAATATGGTGTTGGGGCACAGCGTGAAATATTTCTTGAGCAG ATACACGCTGCCGTTCCTCGCCTGGTTTTGCACCTTCATGATGATGATCTTAGTGTGAGACAGGCTTGCCGA AACACTCTGAAAAGGCTTGCCCCCTTGATGGAGATGGAAGAATCAACTGCTCTATTCAACTCGCACTATTTTACTTCTGATCACCG TGACTATCAGGACTTTGTAAGAGATCTGACTAAGCAGTTTATCCAGCATCTTCCTTCCAGAGTTGATACTTACATGGCATCAACCATACAG GCATTTGACGCACCTTGGCCAATAATACAGGCTAATGCTATTTACTTGGTCAGCTGCTTGGTATCACTTTCAGATGATCAGCGCATTTTAGCCCTTTACCAATCACAG GTGTTTGGTACGTTGATGGGGAAGATGAGTCGATCACCAGACACAATCGTGCGAGCTGCATGCTCTTCAGCACTTGGCCTATTACTAAAATCAACCAATTCTCTAGTATGGAGAACAGCTCGACTAGATTTAAAGTGA
- the LOC133688972 gene encoding protein SHOOT GRAVITROPISM 6 isoform X4, with amino-acid sequence MASSSSGNSIAAAEAVQVLVSSLADESPTVRQSSMASLKDIASLNPLLVLDCCYTVSRGGRRRFGNMAGVFQVMALGVSALNEGDVDPSFMAKLAKIATTEMISSKELNADWQRAAAGLLVSIGSHLPDLMIEEIFLHLSGPSSALPAMVQILADFASANAIQFIPRLKGVLSRVLPILGNVRDVHRPIFANAFRCWCQAAWQYNMDFPSLSPLDADVMSFLNSAFELLLRVWATSKDLKVRTSSVEALGQMFGLVTRTQLKTALPRLVPTILELYKKDQDIALLATCSLYNLLNASLLSETGPPLLDFEDLTVILSTLLPVVCFNNDIKENSDFSVGLKTYNEVQRCFLTVGLVYPDDLFTFLLNKCRLKEESLTFGALCVLKHLLPRSSEAWHSKRPLLVEAVKSLLDEQNFGVRKALSELIVVMASHCYLVGPSAELFIEYLVCHCALSDHNRNDPENSKVRIGAFCPTKLRAVCEKGLLLLTITIPEMEHILWPFLLKMIIPRSYTAATATVCRCISELCRNRSSNSNSMVSECKARADVPSPEELFARLLVLLHDPLSMEQLATQILTVLCYLAPLFPKNINLFWQDEIPKMKAYVSDTDDLKLDPSYQETWDDMIINFLAESLDVIQDTNWVISLGNAFTYQYELYTSDDEHSALLHRCLGMLLQKVDDRAYVRNKIDWMYKQASIANPANRLGLAKAMGLVAASHLDTVLEKLKVILDNVGQSIFQRLLSLFSDSYRTEESDDIHAALALMYGYAARYAPSTVIEARIDALLGTNMLSRLLHVRHPTAKQAVITAIDLLGCAVINAAESGASFPLKKRDQMLDYILTLMGRDDDGFVDSSLELLRTQALALSACTTLVSVEPKLTIETRNYIMKATLGFFALPNEPVDVVNPLIENLITLLCAILLTSGEDGRSRAEQLLHIMRHIDQYVSSSEEHQRKRGCLAVYEMLLKFRMLCISGHCALGCHGSCTHRKQTDRTLHSTISNLPSAFVLPSREALCLGERVIKYLPRCADTNSEVRKVSAQILDQLFSLALSLPKPSGFSLNVDIELPYSALSSLEDVIAILRSDASIDPSEVFNRIVSSICLLLTKDELVATLQGCSAAICDKIKPSAEGAIQAIIEFVMKRGKELSEMDVSRTTQSLLSAVVHVTEKHLRLETLGAIASLAESTSSNIVFDEVLATAGKDVVTKDISRLRGGWPMQDAFYAFSQHTVLSFQFLEHLISFLNQTPVVKSDLEKGDNSSYLADGKIEDDILQAAMIALTAFFRGGGKVGKKAVEQSYASVVVALTLQFGSCHGLASSGQHEPLRALLTAFQAFCECVGDLEMGKILARDGEQNEKERWINLIGELAGSISIKRPKEVRTICVILTESLNRRQKFQREAAAAALSVFVPYSGGFDSLLEQMVEALCRHVSDESPTVRRLCLRGLVQIPSLHIYQHTIQILGIIVALLDDLDESVQLTAVSCLLMILESSPDDAVEPILLNLSVRLRNLQISMDVKMRADAFQAFGALSKYGVGAQREIFLEQIHAAVPRLVLHLHDDDLSVRQACRNTLKRLAPLMEMEESTALFNSHYFTSDHRDYQDFVRDLTKQFIQHLPSRVDTYMASTIQANAIYLVSCLVSLSDDQRILALYQSQVFGTLMGKMSRSPDTIVRAACSSALGLLLKSTNSLVWRTARLDLK; translated from the exons ATGGCTTCTTCAAGCTCCGGAAACTCAATTGCTGCAGCAG AGGCTGTTCAGGTTTTGGTCTCTTCTCTGGCAGATGAATCCCCCACTGTTCGACAATCCTCCATGGCTTCTCTGAAGGACATCGCTAGCTT GAATCCGCTTCTGGTTCTTGATTGTTGCTATACGGTTTCTCGAGGCGGACGTCGA CGATTTGGGAACATGGCTGGGGTGTTTCAAGTGATGGCACTGGGAGTTAGTGCATTAAACGAAGGAGATGTTGATCCTTCTTTCATGGCAAAGCTTGCAAAGATTGCCACCACAGAAATGATCTCGTCTAAG GAACTAAATGCTGACTGGCAAAGGGCTGCAGCAGGCCTATTGGTTTCAATTGGTTCACATTTGCCTGACCTT ATGATAGAAgaaatttttcttcatttgtcaGGGCCGAGTTCAGCTTTGCCAGCTATGGTTCAAATACTCGCAGACTTTGCTTCGGCTAATG CTATACAGTTCATTCCACGACTGAAAGGTGTGCTTTCCAGAGTTTTACCTATTCTTGGAAATGTGCGAGATGTCCATCGGCCAATATTTGCAAATG CATTTAGATGTTGGTGTCAGGCTGCTTGGCAATATAACATGGATTTCCCCTCACTTTCTCCTCTTGATGCTGATGTCAT GTCGTTTTTAAATTCTGCCTTTGAGCTTTTATTGAGAGTATGGGCAACTTCAAAGGATCTTAAG GTTCGCACGTCCTCTGTGGAAGCATTGGGTCAGATGTTTGGTCTTGTCACCCGGACACAACTAAAGACAGCTTTACCCAGGCTTGTCCCTACTATACTGGAATT GTATAAAAAAGATCAAGATATCGCCCTACTTGCAACTTGTAGTCTTTACAATCTCCTAAATGCCTCGTTACTGTCAGAAACTGGTCCACCTTTGCTTGATTTTGAG GATCTCACAGTTATTCTATCAACACTCCTTCCGGTTGTTTGCTTTAATAATGATATCAAAGAGAATTCAGATTTTTCAGTGGGATTGAAG ACCTATAATGAAGTTCAACGTTGTTTTTTAACAGTTGGCTTGGTATACCCTGATGATCTGTTTACATTCCTCTTAAAT AAATGCCGGTTGAAGGAAGAGTCTTTGACTTTTGGTGCGCTATGTGTTTTAAAGCATCTCTTACCAAG GTCGTCTGAAGCTTGGCATAGTAAAAGGCCTTTGCTTGTTGAAGCTGTTAAGTCGTTGCTAGATGAGCAAAATTTTGGTGTTCGGAAGGCGTTGTCTGAG TTGATTGTAGTAATGGCCTCACACTGCTATTTGGTTGGTCCATCTGCGGAGTTGTTCATTGAATACCTTGTATGTCATTGTGCTCTATCAGATCACAATAGAAATGATCCTGAGAACTCCAAG GTGAGGATAGGAGCCTTTTGTCCTACCAAGTTAAGAGCTGTGTGTGAGAAGGGTCTTCTTCTACTAACTATAACAATTCCTGAAATGGAG CATATTCTATGGCCTTTTCTATTGAAGATGATTATTCCACGATCTTACACCGCTGCTACTGCGACT GTTTGCAGATGCATCTCAGAATTATGCAGAAACAGATCTTCTAATAGTAATAGTATGGTTAGTGAGTGCAAAGCTCGTGCTGATGTCCCGAGTCCAGAG GAGCTTTTTGCTCGCTTGTTGGTGCTTTTGCATGATCCACTATCAATGGAGCAGCTGGCAACTCAGATTTTGACA GTCCTTTGTTATTTGGCACCTCTCTTCCCAAAGAATATCAACTTGTTTTGGCAAGACGAG ATTCCTAAAATGAAGGCTTATGTCAGTGACACGGATGACCTAAAGCTGGATCCTTCATACCAGGAGACTTGGGATGACATGATAATCAAT TTTCTTGCAGAATCATTGGATGTGATCCAAGACACTAATTGGGTGATCTCTCTCGGAAATGCTTTCACATACCAATACGAGCTCTATACGTCGGATGATGAACATTCTGCTCTTCTCCACAG GTGCCTTGGAATGCTTCTACAGAAAGTTGATGACAGGGCTTATGTTCGAAATAAAATTGATTGGATGTATAAACAAGCTAGCATTGCTAATCCAGCCAACAGGCTTGGTTTGGCAAAAGCCATGGGATTG GTTGCAGCTTCTCACTTGGATACTGTGTTGGAAAAACTGAAAGTCATTCTGGATAATGTCGGGCAGAGTATTTTTCAAAG GTTGTTGTCTCTTTTCTCTGATAGTTATAGAACAGAAGAGTCAGATGATATACATGCTGCCTTGGCTTTGATGTATGGTTATGCTGCACGATATGCTCCATCAACAGTTATTGAAGCCAGAATAGATGCCCTTCTT GGGACTAATATGCTTTCTCGGCTTCTTCATGTACGTCACCCTACAGCAAAGCAGGCTGTAATAACCGCTATTGATTTACTAG GCTGTGCTGTGATTAATGCTGCGGAAAGTGGTGCATCATTCCCTCTGAAGAAAAGAGACCAAATGCTTGACTATATTCTAACTTTGATGGGGAGAGATGATGATGGTTTTGTTGATTCCAGTCTTGAACTTCTGCGTACTCAG GCTCTGGCTTTAAGTGCCTGTACTACCTTGGTCTCTGTGGAGCCAAAGCTGACAATAGAAACAAGAAATTACATCATGAAG GCAACCTTGGGGTTCTTTGCTTTGCCTAATGAGCCAGTGGATGTTGTCAATCCCCTCATAGAAAACCTTATCACTCTCTTATGTGCAATTCTTCTAACAAG TGGAGAGGATGGAAGAAGCCGGGCCGAGCAGCTATTGCACATTATGAGACATATTGATCAGTATGTTTCTTCCTCTGAGGAGCATCAGAGGAAGAGAGGCTGTCTTGCAGTTTATGAGATGCTTCTCAAGTTTCGGATGCTTTGCATCAGTGGACATTGTGCCCTAGGTTGCCATGGAAGTTGCACTCACAGAAAACAAACTGACCGAACTCTTCATAGCACCATTTCCAATTTACCAT CTGCATTTGTGTTGCCAAGTCGTGAAGCCCTTTGTTTGGGAGAGAGGGTCATTAAATATCTTCCACGTTGTGCAGACACTAATTCTGAAGTTAGAAAAGTTTCTGCTCAG ATTCTTGATCAACTATTCAGCCTCGCTCTTTCACTTCCAAAGCCTTCAGGTTTTAGCTTAAATGTGGATATAGAATTGCCCTACAGTGCCTTATCCTCTCTAGAGGATGTTATAGCTATCTTGAGAAGT GATGCTTCCATTGATCCATCAGAAGTTTTTAACAGAATCGTGTCCTCAATCTGTCTTTTATTGACAAAAGATGAG CTTGTTGCCACCCTGCAAGGCTGCTCAGCAGCTATATGTGATAAGATCAAGCCATCAGCTGAAGGGGCTATACAAGCTATTATTGAGTTTGTTATGAAAAGGGGGAAAGAGCTAAGTGAAATGGACGTTTCAAG GACAACTCAATCATTGCTCTCTGCTGTGGTTCATGTTACAGAGAAGCATTTGCGTCTGGAGACTCTTGGAGCT ATTGCTTCTCTAGCTGAAAGTACTAGTTCAAATATTGTCTTTGATGAAGTATTGGCCACAGCTGGAAAGGATGTAGTTACGAAGGATATATCTAGACTACGAGGTGGCTGGCCAATGCAGGACGCATTCTAT GCCTTTTCTCAACACACAgttctttcttttcaattcctGGAGCATCTGATATCATTCCTTAACCAGACTCCTGTTGTTAAGAGTGATTTGGAGAAAGGAGACAACTCCAGTTATTTAGCTGATGGTAAGATAGAGGATGACATTCTGCAAGCTGCTATGATTGCTCTCACTGCCTTTTTCAG AGGGGGTGGTAAAGTTGGAAAGAAAGCAGTAGAGCAAAGCTATGCCTCTGTTGTTGTTGCACTCACACTCCAATTTGGAAGTTGTCATGGTCTAGCTAGTTCTGGTCAGCATGAGCCATTGCG AGCTCTTCTAACAGCATTTCAAGCCTTTTGTGAGTGTGTTGGAGACCTTGAAATGGGAAAG ATTTTGGCTAGAGATGGAGagcaaaatgaaaaggagaGGTGGATCAATCTTATCGGAGAATTAGCTGGCAGCATATCTATAAAGAGGCCAAAAGAA GTTCGGACTATTTGTGTAATTTTAACGGAATCTTTAAACCGACGTCAAAAATTTCAAAGGGAAGCTGCTGCTGCGGCATTGTCGGTGTTTGTTCCCTATAG TGGGGGTTTTGATTCCCTGTTGGAGCAGATGGTTGAAGCATTGTGCCGGCATGTTTCGGATGAGTCTCCAACAGTTAGACGTCTTTGTTTAAGAGGGCTTGTCCAG ATACCATCGCTTCATATTTATCAGCACACAATCCAGATTCTTGGCATAATAGTGGCATTGCTTGACGATTTGGATGAATCTGTGCAATTAACTGCTGTTTCGTGCTTACTGATG ATTCTTGAATCATCCCCAGATGATGCAGTAGAGCCCATTTTGCTCAATCTTTCTGTTCGGCTCCGCAATCTTCAA ATATCCATGGATGTGAAAATGCGAGCTGATGCCTTTCAAGCATTTGGAGCCCTGAGTAAATATGGTGTTGGGGCACAGCGTGAAATATTTCTTGAGCAG ATACACGCTGCCGTTCCTCGCCTGGTTTTGCACCTTCATGATGATGATCTTAGTGTGAGACAGGCTTGCCGA AACACTCTGAAAAGGCTTGCCCCCTTGATGGAGATGGAAGAATCAACTGCTCTATTCAACTCGCACTATTTTACTTCTGATCACCG TGACTATCAGGACTTTGTAAGAGATCTGACTAAGCAGTTTATCCAGCATCTTCCTTCCAGAGTTGATACTTACATGGCATCAACCATACAG GCTAATGCTATTTACTTGGTCAGCTGCTTGGTATCACTTTCAGATGATCAGCGCATTTTAGCCCTTTACCAATCACAG GTGTTTGGTACGTTGATGGGGAAGATGAGTCGATCACCAGACACAATCGTGCGAGCTGCATGCTCTTCAGCACTTGGCCTATTACTAAAATCAACCAATTCTCTAGTATGGAGAACAGCTCGACTAGATTTAAAGTGA